The following are encoded together in the Vallitalea longa genome:
- a CDS encoding S-layer homology domain-containing protein has protein sequence MKKSIVLIILLICLTVNTMGVHANDEIIFSDVPEDNWATQNIKYLVSNNVINGFPDGTFKPSFNINKDAFIKMAVTALGYTNIENDSKYWATNYINKAIELGLIKEDQFFNYQEPITREEMASIIAKAIDDTGNEKARNLIEDYVKDFSSVSYYYKEDVKDAYLLGIITGLPDGTFKPQNYSTRAEASAIIHRMMDKWQRKPFRAIQEDASDENDNDSSVSDNNGHEDNSSNKDNGNEVDERNNGSGTEIDEDTQIEYVHRVEDGEVIYSSEKIMKILKEYPLTPNQYSNDFEENNRICTKLDTKRMGYTQASKDAKEFIETLFTRDYKKLDKEKYAETLLYWLRAWWNYRDTSLKPKEFTKLWVGETEKWKVQQDIIFVTDSYRMGLINDRCHEILRGRLYFRYNNHENPDNIKHELELPEQMYSQVENLQMGKWYYVDVDVEMGRPMTNLNITWETSKYMLHSYHYLNDIRLVEGQ, from the coding sequence ATGAAGAAGTCAATTGTATTAATTATTTTATTAATATGTTTAACTGTTAACACAATGGGTGTCCACGCAAATGATGAAATTATATTTTCAGATGTACCAGAAGATAATTGGGCTACCCAGAACATCAAATACCTTGTATCCAATAATGTTATCAATGGTTTTCCAGATGGAACATTCAAACCTAGTTTCAATATTAACAAAGACGCTTTTATAAAAATGGCTGTCACAGCTCTAGGTTATACAAATATTGAAAACGATTCAAAATATTGGGCTACCAACTATATAAATAAAGCTATAGAACTAGGTTTAATCAAAGAAGATCAGTTCTTTAATTACCAAGAACCTATTACCAGGGAAGAGATGGCTAGTATCATTGCAAAAGCTATAGATGATACAGGAAATGAAAAAGCAAGAAACCTTATTGAAGATTATGTGAAAGATTTCTCTTCGGTTTCTTATTACTACAAAGAAGATGTTAAAGATGCTTATCTTCTAGGTATCATAACAGGATTACCAGATGGAACATTTAAGCCACAGAATTATTCAACAAGAGCGGAAGCAAGTGCTATTATTCATAGAATGATGGATAAGTGGCAGAGGAAGCCTTTTAGAGCGATTCAAGAAGATGCATCTGATGAAAATGATAATGATAGTAGTGTAAGTGATAATAACGGTCATGAAGATAATAGTTCTAATAAGGACAATGGTAATGAGGTAGATGAGAGAAATAATGGATCTGGTACAGAAATAGATGAAGATACACAGATTGAGTATGTTCATAGGGTAGAGGATGGGGAAGTTATTTATAGTTCTGAAAAGATTATGAAGATATTAAAGGAATATCCATTAACACCTAATCAATATTCTAATGACTTTGAAGAAAATAATCGCATATGTACAAAATTAGATACAAAACGTATGGGATATACTCAAGCTTCAAAAGATGCAAAAGAATTTATTGAAACCTTATTTACAAGAGACTATAAAAAACTAGATAAAGAAAAATATGCCGAAACACTTTTGTACTGGTTAAGAGCATGGTGGAATTATAGAGATACATCATTAAAGCCAAAAGAATTTACTAAACTATGGGTAGGTGAAACAGAAAAATGGAAAGTGCAGCAAGATATTATTTTTGTTACAGATTCTTACAGAATGGGTTTGATTAATGATAGGTGTCATGAGATTTTAAGAGGTCGTTTATATTTTAGATATAATAATCATGAAAATCCAGATAACATTAAACATGAACTTGAATTACCAGAACAGATGTATAGTCAAGTAGAAAATTTACAAATGGGAAAATGGTATTATGTTGATGTTGATGTGGAAATGGGTAGACCAATGACTAATCTAAATATAACATGGGAAACAAGCAAATATATGTTGCATAGTTATCATTATCTTAATGATATAAGATTAGTTGAAGGACAGTAG